The following are from one region of the Microbacterium sp. cx-55 genome:
- a CDS encoding LysM peptidoglycan-binding domain-containing protein, translated as MKLAGKVTAGIAVLVVGGLVVLAAPAVAAVHGELSSWRVFAPVEEEEPEVASADDPLGEKMIDELGDDYVYVGGGTAIPKDSPPGCDEPAWMHLGAMSASLSGNLIDRGASDFAAGTVGLGEEGQILTYTVEAGDALYSIGDRFCIANALTIATLNHTRTIQPGEVLLLAPDSSIPWIPYFNPADAPAGYQQIPYQLAVEAMSSAAQAGDVGAMREIFEGELSALFPNSADADLIADALETGDLKVLRQMFA; from the coding sequence ATGAAGCTCGCTGGCAAGGTCACTGCGGGGATCGCAGTTCTCGTCGTGGGCGGGCTCGTCGTCTTGGCTGCACCAGCCGTTGCTGCCGTGCATGGTGAGCTGTCGTCATGGAGGGTCTTCGCTCCAGTTGAAGAGGAAGAACCTGAGGTTGCGTCGGCAGACGACCCACTCGGCGAAAAGATGATCGACGAGCTGGGCGACGATTACGTGTACGTCGGGGGTGGGACCGCCATTCCGAAGGACAGTCCGCCCGGCTGCGATGAGCCCGCCTGGATGCATCTCGGTGCGATGAGTGCGAGCCTCAGCGGTAATCTCATCGACCGCGGCGCAAGCGACTTCGCGGCGGGGACCGTAGGCCTAGGTGAAGAAGGTCAGATCCTCACGTACACCGTGGAGGCCGGTGACGCGCTGTATTCGATCGGTGACAGATTCTGTATTGCGAATGCTCTGACGATCGCCACCCTCAATCACACTCGAACGATTCAACCTGGCGAGGTGCTTCTGCTCGCCCCAGACAGCTCCATCCCCTGGATCCCGTATTTCAACCCGGCTGACGCCCCCGCTGGTTATCAGCAGATCCCATATCAGCTGGCTGTCGAAGCGATGAGTTCCGCCGCGCAAGCGGGCGACGTCGGCGCGATGCGCGAGATCTTCGAAGGCGAGCTATCCGCGCTGTTCCCCAACTCAGCCGACGCTGACCTGATCGCCGATGCGCTCGAGACTGGCGATCTCAAAGTGCTGCGCCAGATGTTTGCATAG
- a CDS encoding alpha/beta fold hydrolase — MPFVTTEDGAEIFYKDWGSTDAQPIMFHHGWPLSSDDWDAQMLFFLSKGYRVVASDRRGHGRSSQIGTGHDMDHYASDASAVVEHLDLRNVIHIGHSTGGGQVARYVAKYGEPQGRVAKAILVSSVPPLMVQTDANPDGTPVSVFDGFRSALAANRAEFYVAVASGPFYGFNRPGVTLSQPVVDNWWRQGMTGSALAHYEGIRAFSETDQTEDLKAITVPVLVTQGDDDQVVPYKDAALKQAELLPNATLKIYEGYPHGMLTTHADVINPDLLAFIQA, encoded by the coding sequence ATGCCGTTTGTGACCACAGAAGATGGCGCAGAAATCTTCTACAAGGACTGGGGCAGCACCGACGCCCAGCCGATCATGTTCCACCACGGATGGCCGCTGTCTTCCGACGACTGGGACGCCCAGATGCTCTTCTTCCTCTCGAAGGGCTACCGCGTCGTCGCCAGCGACCGCCGCGGTCACGGTCGTTCGTCGCAGATCGGTACCGGCCACGACATGGACCACTACGCCAGCGACGCATCAGCGGTCGTCGAGCACCTCGATCTCCGCAACGTCATCCACATCGGGCACTCCACCGGGGGCGGGCAGGTCGCGCGCTACGTCGCGAAGTACGGCGAGCCGCAGGGCCGTGTCGCGAAGGCGATCCTCGTCTCCTCCGTGCCGCCGCTCATGGTGCAGACCGACGCGAACCCCGACGGAACCCCGGTCTCGGTCTTCGACGGATTCCGCAGCGCGCTGGCCGCGAACCGCGCCGAGTTCTACGTCGCCGTCGCCTCGGGGCCCTTCTACGGCTTCAATCGGCCCGGCGTGACGCTCTCGCAGCCGGTCGTCGACAATTGGTGGCGTCAGGGCATGACCGGTAGCGCGCTGGCCCACTACGAGGGCATCAGGGCGTTCTCCGAGACCGACCAGACCGAAGATCTGAAGGCGATCACCGTGCCGGTTCTGGTCACGCAGGGCGACGACGACCAGGTCGTTCCGTACAAGGACGCCGCCCTCAAGCAGGCCGAGCTCCTCCCGAACGCGACGCTCAAGATCTACGAGGGATACCCGCACGGGATGCTGACCACGCACGCCGACGTCATCAACCCCGACCTGCTCGCCTTCATCCAGGCGTAA